AAGTGGAGTCGGTTTTTGGGCATATCAAGTGGAACAGAAATTTTAAACGCTTTCTATTACGTGGGCTTGATAAAGTGAAAATTGAATGGGGATTATTGAGTTTAGCCCATAATATGATGAAAATTCCGGCATTTTCGGCATGAAAATGAGTAGTA
This region of Spirochaetota bacterium genomic DNA includes:
- a CDS encoding transposase encodes the protein VESVFGHIKWNRNFKRFLLRGLDKVKIEWGLLSLAHNMMKIPAFSA